One Syntrophales bacterium DNA window includes the following coding sequences:
- a CDS encoding helix-turn-helix domain-containing protein yields MPGLTKSHPTKSIEIRFIGPPEKREQAVERLKPLGFVDSSEEYVSWRELFSEYSDEDLPGVCLRGSRYKEGLTQKKLADMIGIPQRHISMMENGKRPIGKEMAKRLGKALNISYKVFL; encoded by the coding sequence ATGCCGGGACTCACGAAAAGTCACCCTACCAAAAGCATTGAAATTCGTTTCATCGGACCCCCTGAAAAAAGAGAGCAGGCCGTTGAACGTCTGAAACCCCTGGGCTTTGTCGATTCTTCCGAAGAATATGTATCCTGGCGAGAACTGTTTTCCGAATATTCCGATGAGGACCTTCCGGGGGTCTGTCTGCGAGGATCGAGGTATAAAGAAGGGCTTACCCAAAAAAAGTTGGCAGATATGATCGGAATCCCTCAGCGGCATATCTCCATGATGGAAAACGGCAAGCGTCCAATCGGTAAGGAAATGGCGAAGCGCCTGGGAAAAGCCCTGAACATCAGCTACAAGGTTTTTTTGTAG
- a CDS encoding DUF3320 domain-containing protein, translating into MTHVPDTSSDTEKTSQSTGVTPGRIDATRVKAQMRRWQDRVLDLTKSNPLIGLNRSRVAKFSVIEPDANAIFSTFVIEGKQLRMPLVRKHKNHPEQPLLIPPDEETELIIESGDITLDAKPIDLMRRLRRIHNNARTTLEERGVTTLYLTFGALQWKDDLLGESVSPLWMVPCEFESKGPDAPLRLCLADEDAQMNPALEYYLRERHKIELPELPDEPDHQSLVKLLQRIRRTVREQAWKVIEEVWLSTFSFESLVIYRDLQALVGVATTHPVVGALSRATKSTGISEALPHELDTLPTPTTVPIPVLPTDSSQLEALTLSSLGHHVVVHGPPGTGKSQTIANLISNALQKNKKVLFVSAKMAALNVVYERIKELGLQRFCLEAHSTKAGKQKVIDELRRTLEAEPSSDGDALDRELSALLKIRDELNTYARELHAPLQPLGLSVYRANAQLTHLENVPDVRGVLPWPNPLDAPQTDFEQCLHALEEVAANSTVFDQRTTHNWNGFSPSQFGLVEQESLEASLREVAGLYQKISPPAEQLENLIPGARSLSISKWNLFKPALTAVAETKQLPQNWWQFNENKLTKLEKIFATAAEQRRELDELLSEIRRAIDRPLNDVATLLAPICDRYGTWHAYFKPSHWRWRNLVKTSLCEGIQFKRKWIKSLYEKCHRASEIQLWFDDQRAAIDSQLETSVASSPAIFQELSRSFTVAGLCKRALTAAGKDAVPISSLSADLRSAAEKMLLLISPFADTLPTWMQRLDNDWPHGFIQGEIASDAPMPEAANRATALLASMKQVREWVLLDRAMKRCAACGLSTFLDSFGTVSATDAHRIFKRRFLNLWISGAMDRSSTLAGFTEAKGRNLINKYRALDESVRRLAIAQVQATASSASSRVRAAESIPESASEIGILRRELQKRKRIKPLRKLFAEIPHVLQTLKPCLLMSPISVSTYLKPDVFHFDLVVFDEASQLPTAEAIPSILRATQVVVAGDPNQLPPTSFFESSLVPEEEEDDEDLDGGQAPLESLLDDCIAVVPVFHESYLRWHYRSRDERLIKFSNHFFYDNKLITFPSANTKAEGQGVRFKYVPEGVYDRGRSRMNRIESRIVAHLALEHFERYPERSLGIVSLNLSQKEAIEDAIAEALLSRPDLDTFFDKSRPEGVFVKSLENVQGDERDTMIISVGYGRDHAGGLSMNFGPINTDGGWRRLNVLITRSKWECILVSSLRSQDLSGVNPNNRGATSLRSFLEYAERSGELLQEPVFQTNAETNEFEESVRAAILDRGFKVDMQVGASRYRIDLAVRDQRDERRYLLGIECDGVTYHSSRTARDRDLLRQLVLQRMGWRIHRVWSVEWFHDREQAIAGILRSIEQAQQAPVDHPVYAPPPDPNPLPMPKPQQCSKATHEKKVARLYQPGVPYSLFNPSKKLNRDSLLKESYCGELSNTISDLVKIEGPIHHDYLVDRLKEIHGVARAGTNVLSNINRALRTAQTKRAITHNAKSPFYYSPDKQIKTFRVTTEMVKRSIEHIPPDELSFAVLYLVEDQFGIVEEYLPTAIARLFGIERLGSENADLIRHVIEGLVSKGSLRRNGMQVHLG; encoded by the coding sequence ATGACACACGTACCTGACACGAGCTCCGATACCGAGAAGACAAGCCAATCGACCGGCGTAACGCCCGGTCGCATTGATGCTACACGCGTAAAGGCTCAGATGCGCCGCTGGCAAGATCGGGTGCTTGATCTCACCAAATCCAATCCCCTAATCGGTCTCAACCGATCTCGCGTTGCAAAATTTTCGGTGATCGAACCTGACGCTAATGCAATTTTCTCAACGTTCGTGATTGAAGGAAAGCAGCTACGGATGCCTCTCGTCCGTAAGCATAAGAACCATCCTGAACAGCCATTACTCATCCCACCTGATGAAGAGACTGAGCTTATCATCGAGTCCGGAGATATTACCCTCGACGCGAAACCAATCGACCTCATGCGCAGACTCCGTCGCATCCACAACAATGCGCGCACCACATTAGAGGAACGTGGCGTTACGACTCTGTACCTGACGTTTGGCGCACTCCAGTGGAAGGACGATCTTTTGGGCGAATCGGTGAGCCCTCTCTGGATGGTGCCTTGCGAATTCGAAAGTAAGGGACCGGACGCGCCCCTCCGTCTCTGCTTAGCAGATGAAGATGCCCAAATGAATCCCGCGCTTGAGTACTATCTCCGGGAACGACATAAAATTGAACTACCTGAACTGCCTGATGAACCGGACCATCAGTCTCTGGTGAAACTTCTTCAGCGTATCCGTCGTACTGTTCGGGAACAAGCCTGGAAAGTTATCGAGGAGGTTTGGCTCAGCACCTTCTCCTTTGAGTCCCTGGTCATTTATCGCGACCTTCAGGCCCTTGTAGGCGTAGCCACCACCCATCCAGTCGTTGGTGCACTTTCACGAGCAACAAAATCGACGGGCATATCTGAAGCACTCCCCCATGAACTTGATACACTGCCGACACCCACAACTGTCCCAATTCCAGTACTGCCTACCGATTCGAGTCAGCTTGAAGCACTCACCTTGTCGTCTCTAGGACATCACGTAGTCGTCCACGGACCCCCAGGAACGGGGAAAAGCCAAACGATTGCAAATCTTATCTCCAATGCACTGCAAAAAAATAAAAAAGTTTTATTCGTGAGTGCAAAAATGGCCGCACTCAATGTTGTCTATGAAAGGATCAAGGAATTGGGTTTGCAGCGCTTTTGTCTGGAAGCACACAGTACAAAAGCAGGCAAGCAGAAGGTCATCGATGAACTCCGACGCACATTGGAAGCAGAGCCGAGCAGCGACGGCGATGCGTTGGATCGAGAACTCAGTGCGCTTTTGAAAATCCGTGATGAACTCAACACCTACGCCAGGGAACTCCATGCCCCTCTTCAGCCTTTGGGGCTCTCAGTCTATCGAGCGAATGCACAACTCACCCATCTTGAAAACGTTCCTGATGTCCGCGGCGTTTTACCCTGGCCTAATCCCCTCGACGCACCCCAGACTGATTTTGAACAATGTCTCCACGCTCTCGAGGAGGTTGCCGCAAACTCAACCGTCTTTGACCAGAGGACAACCCATAACTGGAATGGGTTTTCTCCCAGTCAATTTGGGCTGGTTGAACAGGAGAGTCTCGAAGCGTCTCTTCGAGAGGTTGCCGGTCTTTACCAGAAAATCAGCCCGCCGGCTGAACAGCTTGAAAATCTCATTCCTGGTGCCAGATCTTTGTCTATCAGCAAATGGAATCTTTTCAAGCCTGCACTCACGGCTGTAGCTGAAACTAAACAACTACCCCAAAATTGGTGGCAGTTTAATGAAAACAAGCTCACGAAACTGGAAAAAATCTTTGCGACTGCGGCCGAACAAAGAAGGGAACTGGATGAACTTTTATCGGAAATTCGCCGAGCGATTGACAGACCACTAAACGATGTAGCAACCCTCCTGGCTCCTATCTGCGATCGATATGGGACGTGGCATGCGTACTTCAAGCCATCGCATTGGAGATGGAGGAATCTGGTAAAAACGTCTCTCTGCGAAGGCATACAGTTCAAACGAAAATGGATTAAGTCTCTTTACGAGAAGTGCCATCGCGCCTCTGAGATACAGCTTTGGTTTGACGATCAGCGTGCAGCCATCGATTCACAACTCGAGACATCCGTTGCGTCGAGTCCGGCAATTTTTCAAGAACTCTCCCGTTCTTTCACAGTTGCGGGGTTATGCAAACGAGCGCTAACCGCAGCAGGCAAAGATGCTGTACCAATATCATCACTGAGTGCCGATCTACGAAGCGCAGCCGAAAAAATGCTACTCTTGATTTCCCCTTTTGCAGACACGCTACCGACATGGATGCAACGACTTGATAATGACTGGCCGCATGGTTTCATCCAAGGCGAAATTGCCAGCGATGCCCCAATGCCTGAGGCTGCCAACCGCGCCACCGCTCTTCTAGCGTCCATGAAGCAGGTGCGGGAGTGGGTACTGCTTGATCGCGCGATGAAACGCTGTGCGGCATGCGGTTTATCGACTTTCCTGGATAGTTTCGGGACGGTAAGCGCAACCGATGCACACCGTATCTTCAAGCGTCGATTCCTCAATCTATGGATAAGCGGCGCGATGGATCGCAGCAGTACGCTCGCAGGATTCACGGAGGCCAAAGGGCGTAATCTCATCAACAAGTACCGAGCGCTCGACGAAAGCGTCCGCCGGCTTGCGATAGCGCAAGTACAAGCGACCGCGTCATCTGCCTCGTCGCGAGTCCGCGCCGCGGAAAGCATTCCCGAAAGTGCCAGCGAAATCGGCATCCTTCGCCGTGAGTTGCAGAAAAGGAAACGGATCAAACCACTGAGGAAACTCTTTGCCGAAATCCCCCATGTACTGCAAACATTGAAGCCATGCCTTCTGATGAGTCCTATTTCCGTATCGACCTACTTGAAACCAGATGTGTTCCACTTTGATCTCGTCGTCTTTGACGAGGCATCCCAATTGCCGACAGCCGAAGCCATTCCCTCTATTTTACGGGCAACACAAGTTGTTGTGGCTGGCGATCCCAACCAACTGCCGCCGACGTCTTTTTTCGAGTCATCGCTTGTACCAGAAGAGGAAGAAGACGATGAAGACTTGGATGGAGGGCAAGCGCCATTGGAGTCACTGCTAGACGATTGCATAGCAGTTGTGCCGGTATTCCATGAGTCCTACCTGCGATGGCATTATCGGAGCCGAGACGAAAGGCTCATCAAGTTTTCGAATCACTTTTTCTATGACAATAAGCTCATCACATTTCCGTCTGCAAATACGAAAGCAGAGGGTCAAGGTGTTCGCTTCAAATATGTTCCAGAAGGTGTCTATGACCGCGGGCGAAGTCGAATGAATCGAATTGAGTCTAGAATTGTTGCCCATCTGGCTCTGGAACATTTTGAACGCTATCCGGAACGGTCGCTCGGAATCGTATCCCTTAACCTCAGCCAAAAAGAGGCTATTGAGGATGCGATCGCTGAAGCATTACTATCGCGACCAGATCTTGACACATTCTTCGATAAAAGCCGTCCCGAAGGAGTATTTGTCAAATCATTGGAAAATGTCCAGGGCGATGAACGGGATACTATGATTATTAGTGTCGGGTATGGGCGGGATCATGCCGGTGGACTCAGTATGAATTTCGGGCCTATTAATACTGATGGCGGGTGGCGTCGATTGAACGTTCTCATTACACGCTCCAAGTGGGAGTGTATTCTGGTGTCCAGCTTGCGATCGCAGGATCTCAGCGGTGTCAATCCAAACAACCGGGGTGCGACATCCCTGCGGAGTTTCCTTGAATACGCGGAACGAAGTGGTGAATTGCTTCAGGAACCTGTTTTCCAAACGAATGCCGAAACAAACGAGTTCGAAGAATCCGTACGCGCAGCCATTCTCGATAGAGGCTTCAAGGTGGACATGCAGGTGGGTGCGAGTCGTTATCGTATAGACTTGGCTGTGCGTGATCAGCGAGATGAACGGCGTTATCTCCTCGGTATTGAGTGTGATGGCGTCACCTATCATAGTTCAAGGACAGCCCGGGACCGCGATTTACTCCGTCAGTTGGTTCTCCAACGCATGGGTTGGAGAATTCATCGTGTTTGGTCAGTTGAGTGGTTTCATGATCGCGAACAGGCTATTGCCGGTATACTGAGGAGTATTGAACAGGCTCAGCAAGCACCGGTTGACCATCCAGTGTACGCACCGCCACCCGATCCTAATCCGCTACCCATGCCAAAACCTCAGCAGTGTAGCAAGGCTACTCATGAAAAAAAAGTCGCACGCTTGTATCAACCTGGCGTCCCCTATTCGCTTTTTAATCCGTCGAAGAAATTGAATCGAGATTCTCTTCTCAAGGAATCGTACTGTGGTGAGCTCTCGAATACAATTAGTGATCTTGTTAAGATCGAAGGTCCAATCCATCATGATTATCTGGTGGATCGATTAAAGGAAATTCATGGTGTTGCAAGGGCCGGCACGAATGTCCTTTCGAACATCAACAGAGCACTCCGCACTGCTCAGACCAAACGGGCCATTACACACAATGCTAAATCTCCTTTTTATTACTCACCCGACAAACAAATAAAAACATTCCGTGTAACGACGGAAATGGTAAAGAGATCCATTGAACACATACCACCAGATGAACTCTCGTTTGCTGTGCTGTACCTTGTAGAAGACCAGTTTGGAATCGTCGAGGAATATCTCCCGACGGCAATTGCCAGACTCTTCGGCATCGAACGTCTCGGCAGCGAAAATGCCGATCTTATCCGTCACGTGATCGAAGGACTTGTGTCTAAAGGATCGCTTCGCCGTAACGGTATGCAGGTGCATCTTGGGTAA
- a CDS encoding penicillin acylase family protein, protein MMARGKSGKAFKIILIVLFVLIVLICGGGYAYYFSITRSPLPQVDSELKAQGLKERVEVIRDSYGIPHIYAKNIIDLFFAQGYIQAQDRWWQMEFFRKTCGGRIEELTGKKAALVKSDIYLRSLGLYRVAEQEYSSYAPDQRAILEAFAKGVNAYISDRRPRQLSVNYSILGLTGVTFKVEPWTPLDSLVFSKLMAWDLGLSRDLELVRSKLYDRLGAEMSEQWLVPAWPLGRKSTILSDEDIKKTFTTSLNTDKHGANHVVYAGNQSKDDSSTDRRLVRHAPLSVTSNMVEPAADLSLIRGQTEGTGSNSWVTTGGLTQGGKPLLANDPHLGIQQPSIWYQIALHCPDDGSGRPFDVTGFSFASSPGVVVGHNNDIAWGTTNVYPDVNDQYQIKVNPANPLQYEWNGQWRDMAVRDETISFGNGKPSIALKIRQTHLGPIINDHPYDPKSGEVSGYNNKDPLALRWTALEPGTIALAVIGLNKAKNWNDFRAALQYWDTPSQSVIYADRQGNIGYQMPGRIPVRVKNHTGQLPTPGWTDAYEWKGYIPYDLMPRLYNPARNYIVAANQEVAPPDYFAKLDKKLGPNVNAHFGSKFNKWVYGYRSQRIDELVKQFAPHTVATYQTIQGDSKSIPADEILPALANLKFGDPALSDARDWLLKWDRFSGEDSPHAALFNGFIMRLMKNTFQPKLEGITKSDGVDKELWAVTLLMQKPHDPWWDDPTTKDKRETRDEVLVRSFQEGYAATVDSLGKDRSQWKWGALHKATFVSNPLGASGIGPIESLVNRGPVPTGGSTECVNNNMWYASNANFSARLIPSMRMIVDLGDFNKSVAVNSTGNSGHPGSPGYDNQILSWARVQYLPMLWSRPQVEAGAKHKLFLNP, encoded by the coding sequence ATGATGGCAAGGGGAAAATCCGGTAAAGCTTTTAAAATCATACTGATCGTTCTGTTTGTGCTGATCGTCCTTATCTGTGGCGGCGGCTATGCATACTATTTCTCAATCACCAGAAGTCCTCTGCCGCAAGTGGACAGCGAATTGAAAGCGCAGGGGCTGAAGGAGCGCGTGGAAGTGATCCGCGATTCTTACGGGATACCGCACATCTACGCCAAGAACATAATCGATCTGTTCTTCGCGCAAGGTTACATTCAGGCCCAGGACCGCTGGTGGCAGATGGAGTTCTTCCGAAAGACCTGCGGCGGCCGCATCGAAGAACTGACCGGCAAGAAGGCCGCCCTAGTCAAATCGGATATCTACCTGCGCTCACTGGGCCTTTACAGGGTAGCCGAACAAGAGTACAGCAGCTACGCGCCCGACCAGCGCGCCATACTGGAAGCCTTCGCCAAAGGGGTCAATGCCTATATTTCCGACCGCAGGCCCCGGCAGCTTTCGGTTAACTACTCCATACTCGGGCTGACCGGCGTTACGTTCAAGGTGGAGCCTTGGACGCCCCTTGATTCGCTGGTCTTCTCCAAGCTTATGGCCTGGGATCTCGGCCTCTCCCGCGACCTGGAACTCGTCCGCAGCAAACTCTACGATCGGCTCGGCGCGGAAATGTCGGAGCAGTGGCTAGTTCCGGCTTGGCCGCTCGGCAGGAAATCCACCATTTTGTCGGACGAAGACATCAAAAAAACTTTCACAACCAGTTTGAATACAGACAAACATGGCGCAAACCATGTGGTATACGCAGGCAACCAGAGCAAAGACGACTCTTCAACCGATCGGAGATTGGTTCGTCACGCCCCCCTCTCTGTAACATCAAATATGGTCGAACCGGCAGCCGACCTTTCGCTGATCAGGGGACAGACGGAGGGAACCGGCAGCAACAGTTGGGTGACCACCGGCGGCTTGACGCAGGGTGGCAAGCCGCTGTTGGCCAATGATCCCCATCTGGGCATCCAGCAGCCCTCCATCTGGTATCAGATTGCGCTGCATTGTCCGGACGACGGCTCGGGCCGGCCCTTTGACGTCACTGGCTTCTCCTTTGCCTCCAGCCCCGGCGTGGTGGTCGGGCACAACAATGATATCGCATGGGGAACCACAAACGTCTATCCCGATGTGAATGATCAGTACCAGATCAAGGTTAACCCGGCCAATCCGCTCCAATACGAGTGGAACGGCCAGTGGCGCGATATGGCCGTCCGCGATGAAACCATCTCCTTCGGCAACGGCAAACCATCTATCGCCCTCAAGATCAGACAGACTCACCTGGGACCCATCATCAACGACCATCCCTACGATCCAAAAAGTGGCGAGGTGTCGGGCTACAACAACAAAGACCCGTTGGCCCTGCGCTGGACGGCGCTGGAGCCGGGGACTATCGCCTTGGCCGTCATCGGCCTGAACAAGGCAAAGAACTGGAACGATTTCCGCGCTGCGCTCCAATACTGGGATACCCCCTCGCAGAGTGTGATCTATGCCGATCGACAGGGCAACATCGGCTACCAGATGCCGGGCAGAATACCCGTCCGCGTCAAAAACCATACCGGCCAACTGCCTACACCGGGCTGGACCGACGCATACGAGTGGAAGGGCTACATACCCTACGATCTGATGCCGCGTCTCTACAACCCGGCACGTAATTACATCGTGGCCGCCAACCAGGAGGTTGCCCCGCCGGATTATTTCGCTAAACTGGACAAGAAGCTCGGGCCGAACGTCAATGCCCACTTCGGCAGCAAGTTCAACAAATGGGTCTATGGTTATCGCAGCCAGCGGATTGATGAGTTGGTGAAGCAGTTCGCGCCGCATACGGTAGCCACTTACCAAACCATTCAGGGAGATAGCAAGAGCATCCCGGCCGATGAGATACTGCCGGCTCTCGCCAATCTCAAGTTCGGCGACCCTGCTCTGTCGGATGCGCGCGACTGGTTGCTTAAGTGGGACCGCTTCAGTGGTGAAGATAGCCCCCATGCGGCGCTCTTCAACGGGTTTATCATGCGTCTAATGAAAAACACCTTCCAGCCCAAACTGGAGGGCATCACCAAATCCGACGGCGTGGACAAGGAACTGTGGGCAGTCACCCTGCTGATGCAGAAACCGCATGACCCCTGGTGGGATGACCCAACCACCAAAGACAAGAGGGAGACCCGTGACGAGGTTCTGGTCCGCTCTTTCCAGGAGGGTTACGCCGCAACAGTAGACTCACTAGGCAAGGATCGCAGCCAGTGGAAGTGGGGGGCGCTGCACAAGGCAACCTTCGTAAGCAATCCGCTCGGTGCAAGTGGTATCGGACCGATCGAGTCTCTGGTCAACCGGGGTCCGGTACCCACCGGCGGCAGCACCGAGTGCGTTAACAACAACATGTGGTACGCCAGTAACGCTAACTTCAGCGCGCGCCTGATCCCTTCCATGCGTATGATCGTTGACCTAGGCGATTTCAATAAGAGTGTAGCCGTCAATTCCACGGGCAACAGCGGCCATCCGGGCAGCCCTGGCTATGACAACCAGATCCTTTCCTGGGCAAGGGTTCAGTATCTCCCAATGCTCTGGAGCAGGCCGCAAGTGGAAGCGGGTGCGAAACACAAGCTCTTCCTGAACCCGTAA
- a CDS encoding RDD family protein: MTNIHYAGFWRRLLAFMIDKAIVYAISLNVSLIALFAVGLGSDIMKLLQSPPEELARGAGALSFLCVFLSLLIDMTYFTWFHGISGQTPGKMLFRLRVIAASGEPVTTGTAFLRWAGYLISGLFFSIGFLWIAFDRKKQGWHDKIAMTIVVCVDKATATPSPSLPSLSEPPLSEPSSTNEDN; the protein is encoded by the coding sequence ATGACAAATATCCACTACGCAGGTTTCTGGAGACGACTTCTGGCATTTATGATCGACAAGGCCATTGTATATGCGATCTCGCTAAATGTTTCACTTATCGCCCTTTTTGCCGTCGGCCTGGGAAGCGACATCATGAAACTCCTCCAGTCTCCCCCTGAAGAGTTAGCACGCGGGGCAGGCGCACTTTCGTTTCTGTGTGTTTTTCTTTCACTCCTCATTGACATGACCTACTTCACCTGGTTTCACGGAATCAGCGGACAAACTCCGGGGAAAATGCTTTTTCGCCTCCGCGTCATTGCCGCATCGGGCGAACCAGTAACCACCGGGACAGCATTTCTGCGCTGGGCAGGCTATCTGATTTCGGGACTGTTTTTCTCGATTGGCTTTTTATGGATCGCCTTTGACCGCAAGAAACAGGGCTGGCATGATAAGATAGCCATGACTATCGTAGTTTGTGTCGATAAAGCCACAGCAACGCCATCCCCTTCCCTCCCCTCCCTTTCGGAACCCCCGCTTTCCGAACCTTCTTCAACCAATGAAGACAACTAA
- a CDS encoding 16S rRNA (uracil(1498)-N(3))-methyltransferase has translation MTATRLYLPIFLQRGDVCRTTSDQAHYLGSVLRMKEGSRLTVFNGAGAEYETVIKSYTEDGVELEILEKRELPVSDIAVTLCQAIPKAEKMEGIIRHATELGANRIIPFLSARSIPRLDSSKSSRRAKINDHKEKISVHKLERWRKIAVEACRQSGRADIPEVTDIMTFNNMLSTLSPDGLRLIPWEEETEVSLRDVFTKQRLISSNDYSIPIKKIMLAIGPEGGFSVEEIDLARRAGFISVSLGKRVLRVETASLAALAVIQYELKYI, from the coding sequence ATGACCGCCACCCGCCTCTATCTTCCCATCTTTCTCCAGCGGGGAGACGTTTGCCGGACTACCTCCGATCAAGCGCACTACCTCGGCTCTGTCTTGAGAATGAAGGAAGGCAGTCGTTTGACTGTTTTCAATGGAGCTGGCGCCGAGTACGAAACCGTCATCAAAAGTTACACAGAAGACGGCGTTGAACTGGAGATACTGGAAAAACGGGAGCTTCCCGTTTCTGATATTGCGGTAACCCTGTGTCAGGCGATCCCAAAAGCCGAGAAAATGGAGGGAATAATCCGCCATGCAACGGAATTGGGGGCAAATCGGATTATCCCTTTTCTATCCGCCCGCTCCATACCGCGCCTTGATTCGTCTAAATCTTCACGACGCGCAAAAATTAATGACCATAAAGAGAAGATTAGTGTTCATAAGCTGGAGCGGTGGCGAAAGATAGCCGTCGAGGCCTGTCGCCAATCGGGTCGGGCCGATATTCCTGAAGTAACTGATATTATGACGTTTAACAACATGCTTTCGACTCTTTCGCCGGACGGATTGAGATTGATCCCTTGGGAAGAGGAGACAGAGGTTTCTCTCCGCGATGTTTTTACAAAACAACGATTAATCTCCAGTAATGACTACAGCATCCCCATAAAGAAGATTATGCTTGCAATCGGCCCGGAAGGGGGATTCAGCGTAGAGGAAATCGACTTGGCGCGGCGCGCCGGCTTTATCTCCGTAAGTTTGGGAAAACGGGTGCTTCGGGTCGAGACGGCTTCGCTTGCCGCCCTTGCCGTTATCCAGTATGAGCTTAAATACATTTGA
- the prmA gene encoding 50S ribosomal protein L11 methyltransferase: MPKKHENSAANKADWLKIEIYSPLEMIDALNNFVAEIGAEGAFQEYEAQPQNGLPESASPEILKVFLPCDIRLQQRVASLQTYMDSLAEIFPELEKPTMKTETIHDPDWGEAWKKYFKPLRVTKNIVIKPTWERYSPAGGDVVIDIDPGMAFGTGQHPSTRMCLEALENILLHERSIDKWRVLDVGTGTGILGIAAAKLNEANVLCVDTDKKAVEIAIENVMINNVEKHVEVRHCEIAALEETFELIVANITAKTLIKLRPHLQRLLNQNGYLVISGIIEQDKKDIEEHFPAAAFPVHQLLTEKEWLCFTLRKGNPHA; this comes from the coding sequence ATGCCTAAAAAACATGAAAACTCGGCGGCCAACAAGGCGGACTGGCTGAAAATAGAGATTTACTCGCCGCTGGAAATGATCGATGCCCTGAACAACTTTGTTGCGGAAATTGGCGCTGAAGGGGCATTTCAGGAATACGAGGCACAACCACAAAACGGCTTGCCTGAATCAGCTTCTCCCGAGATTTTAAAGGTGTTTTTACCCTGCGATATTCGTCTCCAGCAACGTGTTGCGTCTTTACAGACTTACATGGACAGTCTGGCCGAGATCTTCCCGGAGCTGGAAAAACCGACAATGAAAACAGAAACCATCCATGATCCGGACTGGGGCGAAGCATGGAAAAAATACTTCAAACCGCTTAGAGTAACCAAGAATATCGTCATCAAGCCGACATGGGAGAGATATTCGCCGGCGGGCGGGGATGTTGTCATCGATATAGACCCGGGAATGGCCTTCGGAACCGGGCAGCATCCCTCCACACGGATGTGTCTCGAGGCGCTCGAAAATATCCTGCTGCACGAAAGGTCGATCGATAAATGGCGGGTTCTCGACGTCGGAACGGGAACGGGCATCCTCGGCATCGCCGCCGCAAAACTTAATGAAGCGAATGTGCTGTGCGTGGACACCGACAAAAAGGCCGTAGAAATCGCCATCGAAAACGTAATGATCAATAATGTGGAAAAGCATGTCGAGGTACGGCACTGCGAGATCGCTGCCCTTGAGGAAACATTTGAACTGATCGTCGCCAACATAACGGCAAAGACGCTGATCAAGCTCCGCCCGCACCTGCAGCGCCTGCTTAATCAGAATGGATATCTGGTTATTTCGGGAATTATCGAGCAGGACAAAAAGGATATAGAGGAGCATTTCCCCGCTGCCGCCTTCCCCGTTCACCAACTCCTCACGGAGAAGGAATGGCTGTGTTTTACGCTGAGGAAAGGAAATCCTCACGCATGA
- the ccsA gene encoding cytochrome c biogenesis protein CcsA has protein sequence MTETVLFKAALAAYLASAFVYGGSLLKRRVLTARFGAGLMLVALGIHTFYYLFRWIGEADIPSVDVYDTLSFFAWAMAASYLAMQLRTKTRVLGAFVAPVISVLMIVASIDLGGSVVGSSALKGTLVIIHVMLSVAGEALFAVASLAGIMYLIQDRLLRKKRDRSLIHLFPSLHDLDRINYICLFWGFSLLTLGILAGSFWARIAWGSHWQWDPKQVWTLLAWGFYAFLLHQRLAIGWQGRKAARWSLVVFFALLLMFVLESFLFRSAHTFM, from the coding sequence ATGACGGAAACAGTGCTTTTCAAGGCGGCTCTGGCCGCATATCTGGCCTCTGCCTTCGTTTATGGGGGGTCTCTTCTGAAAAGAAGGGTTCTGACCGCGCGTTTCGGCGCGGGCCTGATGCTTGTCGCCTTGGGCATCCATACCTTTTATTATCTTTTTCGCTGGATTGGGGAGGCGGACATTCCCTCGGTTGATGTTTACGATACCCTCTCCTTCTTTGCCTGGGCAATGGCTGCTTCTTATCTTGCAATGCAGTTGAGAACCAAAACCCGCGTGCTGGGGGCATTCGTCGCGCCGGTCATCTCGGTCCTCATGATTGTTGCTTCCATCGATCTGGGGGGAAGCGTCGTCGGTTCGTCAGCCCTGAAAGGAACCCTGGTGATCATCCACGTGATGCTCTCTGTTGCCGGCGAAGCCCTGTTCGCAGTTGCGTCGCTCGCAGGCATTATGTATCTGATCCAGGATCGCCTCCTCAGAAAGAAACGGGACAGAAGCCTGATTCATCTTTTTCCATCACTCCACGATCTCGACCGGATCAATTATATTTGCCTCTTCTGGGGTTTTTCGCTGCTGACTCTGGGAATTCTGGCAGGTTCCTTCTGGGCGCGCATTGCCTGGGGAAGTCACTGGCAGTGGGACCCCAAACAGGTGTGGACGCTTCTTGCCTGGGGCTTTTACGCCTTTTTGCTTCATCAGAGGCTGGCCATTGGCTGGCAGGGACGCAAGGCTGCCCGCTGGTCGCTTGTGGTGTTTTTCGCTTTGTTATTGATGTTCGTTCTGGAAAGTTTTCTTTTCCGTTCGGCGCATACCTTTATGTGA